The Peptoanaerobacter stomatis genome includes the window TGACTGTTTATTAAGCCAATAAAAATATTATATCTTATTTTTTTCTTTTGTGTATTTACTTTATAGAGGTTCAGTATTAAATAAAATTATGGACAACTTATATGATCATATAGCATTAATATAAATAGTTAATTAGAAAAATTAATTATTATGTTTTTCAATTATTCTATAAGATTTTAAGTATAAACATAAAAAACATCAATATAAACAAAAGGATAAAATCCTATAAAAGCTGTATGCAAAATATAGGGTACAACCTTCTCTTTTTTTGTATAATAATGACAATAGGAGGAGAAATATGGACACCATACATCTGTTTAATGACACCGTAGACTATATAGAAAGCACATTGAACGGCGAAATTGACGACAAAAAAATATCTGCTTTATCAGGCTATTCGTATTCTATGTTTGCAAGGATATTTTCTATGCTTACAGGTTATACGCTAAGTGAGTATATCCGGTACAGAAAATTGACAAAATCTGCTGTGAAGCTTAGAGATACATCAGATAAAATCATAGATATAGCTCTTGAATACGGATACGAATCATCAGATTCTTTCACATTCGCATTCAAAAAATTTCACGGCTACACACCAAGCGATGTGAGATGCGGTAAGCCTTTTAAAATTTTTTCTCCTATAAGATTGTCGTTAACAATAAAAGGAGGAGAAAGTATGAAAACAAGAATTGAAAGAAAAGAAGGCTTTAAAGTAGCAGGAGTTTCAAAATCGGCAAGCAAATCTACCATGTTTAATGAAATATGGGAAGACTTGTTCAAAAAGGCAGATATAAATACTTTAATATCACTCGGAAACGGAATGTGCTACGGTGCTTGCTATGAGCACGAAAGTTTTAACATGGATATAAATTTCAAGTATATGGCAGGATTTGACGTAAACGATACAGAAAAAGCAAAGTCTTTGGGATTGGAAATTTTAGATGTTCCTCCTGCAGAATATGCAATAGTATCTATGAAAGGTAAAATGCCTGAAATTATTCATGACGCTTGGAAATATATACTTCAAGATTTTTTTCCTATGCAAGGCTATCGCCATGCGGGTACACCGGATTTTGAAGTATATCCTAAGGAAAATATGGGTAGCAAAAATTATGAAATGGAATTGTGGGTACCTATAGAAAAAATATAAATTTATAAATAAATAACAAATCAGCTTATCACTGATTGCTCTATATATTTGAAAATTACAAGTATTCGAGCAATCGGCAATAAGCTGATTTTAATTTTATACTAAAAATCAATATAACTATTGAAAAATAGTATTTATAAATTGAATAAAATATCAATAATTCCGTTAAATATTAATATTAAACAAATTTTATCAACATTTTAATAGCTATTATAAAATAGACTCATACATTTGTATATATTGTTTGCTTGATGATGTCCAGCTGAAATCTTCCGCCATAGCATGTTCTATCAATTTGTTGAAGGCATCTTTATTATCATAATACAAGCCCACAGCTTTTTGTAGAGTAAAAAGCATATCATGTGCATTATACGTGCTGAATGTAAACCCTGTTCCTTCTCCTGTAAATTGGTTGTAAGGTCTTACACTGTCATTAAGTCCGCCCGTTTCTCTAACTAATGGCAATGAACCGTAACGCATAGCTATCATCTGTGATAAACCGCAAGGTTCAAATTGAGAAGGCATAAGATATATATCACTTGCCGCGTATATTTTGGATGCAAAAGAATCATCATATTTTATTATAGCTCTCATCTTGTCATGATGAGAATATTCGTGTGCTCTAAAATTATCTTCATACATAGCAGAGCCTGTACCGAGTATTATTAATTGTAAATCCATTTGCAATATTTCATCAAGCACGTTATTGATAAGATCAAGACCTTTTTGGTCTGTAAGTCTTGATACCATACCGACTATTGGAATATTGTTGTTTTGTGGAAGTTGCATTTCTTTTTGGAATGCTATTTTATTGTTGTATTTTCCTGAAACATTTTTTGCATTATAATCAAATGACAGATATTTATCTTTCATAGGATTATATGTTTCGTAATCTATACCGTTTAATATTCCTTGCATTTTCCATTCATATTGTCTTATAAGTCCGTCCAAGCCTTCACCATAATATTCATTTTTAATTTCTTCCAAATATGTCGGACTTACTGTTGTAACTTTGTCAGCAAACACTATTCCTGCTTTTAAATAGTTGGCATTTCCGTAAAATGCCATTTTATCTTCTGAGGCATAATATGGCGGTAAGCCAAGCATATCAAACACCATACTGAATTGGAATATCCCTTGAAATCTTAAATTGTGTATAGTAAATACTGATTTAAGAGGCATTTGGTATTCTCTAAGCAGAGGAGCCGTCATAGCTGTTTGCCAATCATGAGCATGTAAAATATCATAATGTCTGAAATGTCTTGCTATTGTTTCAATTATTGCTTTTGAGAAAAACGTAAATCTTTCACCATCATCAAAATGTCCATAAGCTGTATCTCTTCCAAAATATTGCTCATTATCTATAAAATAATAATCTATATCACCCAATCTTTTTCTCAGAAGTCCAACGTATTGATGTCTATAACCGAGAGATATATAAAATTCGTCCACTACTTCCAAGTCCGGATGTTCTTGCCTTATTTTTTTATATAAAGGAATTATTACGGAGCATTCCACACCTTCTCTAACAAGAGATTTAGGCAATGAATATATAACATCGCCAAGACCGCCCACTTTCATAAATGGATAGCATTCAGATGCACAAAAAAGCACTTTCATCTTAGATTATCTCTCCTTTTTTTACAATTATCGGCATATTGAAATCGCCTATTAATTTTTTACCATTTGTGATTGTTGTATTTTTATCACTTATTACATTGTTTATATAGGTATCTTCTTGTATTGTGCAATTTTGCATAATTATACTGTTTTCTACAATAGCTCCTTTTGCCACTTTTACCTTTCTGAATATTATAGAATTTTTAACAGTTCCGTCTATTATACAACCTGATGCTATTATGCTGTTTTCTACTTTTGACTCCTCTGAAAAATAAGTCGGTGCTTCATCTTTTATTTTTGTATATATTGAACCGTTTGGGCTTTTAAATATTTCATTAGATATGTCTTCGTTTAAAATATCTGCATTAAACTCTCTATAACTTCTGATGTCTCTTACACACTTCAAATAACCGTTAAATTTATAAAGATTTGTATCATCTTGCAAAATATGTTTGTTTATAGCATCTATCAGATACATATGTTCACCTGTTTCAATGCTCTCATAAATCATGTCTATGAAATAATCTTTTTTCATCAAAAATGTATCCATAGATATATTTTGCTCTTTTTTGGAGCACATATTTTTTCCGATACTGCT containing:
- the glgA gene encoding glycogen synthase GlgA; this encodes MKVLFCASECYPFMKVGGLGDVIYSLPKSLVREGVECSVIIPLYKKIRQEHPDLEVVDEFYISLGYRHQYVGLLRKRLGDIDYYFIDNEQYFGRDTAYGHFDDGERFTFFSKAIIETIARHFRHYDILHAHDWQTAMTAPLLREYQMPLKSVFTIHNLRFQGIFQFSMVFDMLGLPPYYASEDKMAFYGNANYLKAGIVFADKVTTVSPTYLEEIKNEYYGEGLDGLIRQYEWKMQGILNGIDYETYNPMKDKYLSFDYNAKNVSGKYNNKIAFQKEMQLPQNNNIPIVGMVSRLTDQKGLDLINNVLDEILQMDLQLIILGTGSAMYEDNFRAHEYSHHDKMRAIIKYDDSFASKIYAASDIYLMPSQFEPCGLSQMIAMRYGSLPLVRETGGLNDSVRPYNQFTGEGTGFTFSTYNAHDMLFTLQKAVGLYYDNKDAFNKLIEHAMAEDFSWTSSSKQYIQMYESIL
- the glgD gene encoding glucose-1-phosphate adenylyltransferase subunit GlgD, with amino-acid sequence MLKNNVMAIIDLNEDHIRMRELTKNRPIASLPIAGRYRMIDFILSNITNSHIFNVGIFAQRKTRSLNDHLGDGSPWDLDRIQDGLYIFSNQYELNEKQVAGNIHSIYDNIDFFKRSRQEYILITNPFMIYTIDFNDVFESHLNSGADITSLYKDVNNAHVSFYDNYVYSINNLKISSIGKNMCSKKEQNISMDTFLMKKDYFIDMIYESIETGEHMYLIDAINKHILQDDTNLYKFNGYLKCVRDIRSYREFNADILNEDISNEIFKSPNGSIYTKIKDEAPTYFSEESKVENSIIASGCIIDGTVKNSIIFRKVKVAKGAIVENSIIMQNCTIQEDTYINNVISDKNTTITNGKKLIGDFNMPIIVKKGEII
- a CDS encoding AraC family transcriptional regulator — protein: MDTIHLFNDTVDYIESTLNGEIDDKKISALSGYSYSMFARIFSMLTGYTLSEYIRYRKLTKSAVKLRDTSDKIIDIALEYGYESSDSFTFAFKKFHGYTPSDVRCGKPFKIFSPIRLSLTIKGGESMKTRIERKEGFKVAGVSKSASKSTMFNEIWEDLFKKADINTLISLGNGMCYGACYEHESFNMDINFKYMAGFDVNDTEKAKSLGLEILDVPPAEYAIVSMKGKMPEIIHDAWKYILQDFFPMQGYRHAGTPDFEVYPKENMGSKNYEMELWVPIEKI